In Thermorudis peleae, a genomic segment contains:
- the queF gene encoding preQ(1) synthase: MPTQPSKELEPIPNPKPDRDYEIEITTSEFTCVCPKTGQPDFATLTIRYVPDRWIVELKSLKCYLWSFRNEGHYHEAVTNQILDDLVRVLQPRRLTVVADFNVRGGLHTVVTARYERTVEAAPAAAD; encoded by the coding sequence ATGCCGACGCAGCCGAGCAAGGAGCTGGAGCCGATTCCCAACCCCAAGCCGGACCGGGACTACGAGATCGAGATCACGACGAGCGAGTTCACCTGCGTCTGTCCCAAGACGGGGCAGCCGGACTTTGCCACGCTCACGATCCGGTATGTGCCTGACCGCTGGATTGTGGAGCTGAAGTCGCTCAAGTGCTATCTCTGGTCGTTTCGCAACGAAGGGCACTACCACGAGGCGGTGACGAACCAGATTCTGGATGATCTGGTGCGGGTGCTGCAGCCGCGGCGGCTGACGGTGGTGGCGGACTTCAACGTGCGGGGTGGGCTGCACACGGTGGTGACGGCGCGCTACGAGCGGACGGTGGAGGCGGCGCCGGCAGCCGCCGACTGA